The Bdellovibrio bacteriovorus W nucleotide sequence TCTTTCTTAAAAGAATTCGTCACATCTATTTAGAGACTCTCTTTAATATCTAGCAGACCCCTCTTTAAAACTAGACCTAGAGATGGCATAGAACGCCTTCTCAGCGTCTAGTTTAATACTTTTAGACTCAAAATAAGACATATAATACCGAAGAGCTAACCGATGGGCTCTTTGCGACCGTCCTAATGATGGGACGATAAGAGAGCCCGCATAGGGAGTGAACATGGATGTTCAAAGAATTCTCTCGGCGGTTGCATGCGTCTTTGTATTATCAGCTTGTGGCAACAAAAAGTCGATCAGTTCAGTTTTTCCAGAAAATGGATCCTTAGATTCGCGCGCCTGTATGGGGCAAGCCATCGAAGGAAAATACATCGTGCAATGGGAAGATGGATCCTTCACCACAGAATATGGCCGTGATGCCGACTCTTTTGCTAAAGAGTTTGTCGAGCCACGCCTCGAAGAGATTCGCCTTGTTGAAAAAGATCGCCAGATCAGTCTAGAAAATCCTCTCCAATCACGGGCCGTCGGCGCTACGGATAGTTGGGGCCTTGATCGCATCAATGCTCGCCAAGTATGGGCGCAAGGTTTTTACGGCCAAGGTGTAAAGATCGGTGTTATCGATTCTTACGTCGACACTTCTCACCCACAAATTCTTCCACGCATTGCCATTAACAAAGGTGAGATCCCCAATAATGGAATCGATGATGATCGCAACGGCATTGTCGATGATTACTATGGAGCCAACTTTGTTTCAGTACCTACAAACAATCCCAACTTAAGTGCCCATGGTACTCACGTTGCGGGTATTATCGCTGCGGATTCTCGCTATGGCAATGTTGAGGGAACGGCCCCTCGTGCAGAACTGATTCCTGCTCAATTCATCTCTAACGATGGTGGCGGGTCATTAGGTGATGCGATTTTAGCGATGCAGTATGCCGCTAATCGTGGAGCAAAAATTATCAATGCCAGCTGGGGTGGCGCACCTTGTGTTGCCTCTCTCAGAAATACTTTTTTAGATCTGCAAAACAAAGGGCTCTTACTCATTGTCGCAGCCGGAAATGACGGTAGAAACATTGACGTCTACCCCGAGTTTCCTGCCTCTTTTAATTTTTCTTCCCAGATCACCGTGGCCGCATCATCCGTTTACGACTTTATGACTTCATGGTCGAACAGCGGGTTCAACTTGGTTCACGTGGCAGCACCCGGAGATCGTATTCTAAGCACCGTCCCTGGCGGAGGAACAGCCTATATGGATGGCACCAGCATGGCCGCTCCCTATGTGTCTGGAGCCGCAGCCCTGCTCTGGAGTGCAAAACCAGAGGCTTCTGCTCATCAAATTAAAACGGCACTTTTGACTTCTGTGGATGTCACTCCAGGACGCGAATTTAAAGTAAATACTCGAGGCCGCATCAATGTCGAAAAAGCACTTCAAGCGTTAAGACAACTCGTCCCATAAAGTCTTTAAGATTCAATAAGATAAGACAAATATCGCAGAGCATAATATCTATGCTCTGCGTCTCTATTTTTAGGTGATTCCAAAAAACTGCGTGATAGATTGTTCCCTTATTTTAAGAGTCCTTAAGCACTCATTAAAAAGGGAGATATATGGGCACCGAAATTTCACCTGGCATTCAAGCACGCCTGAATGATCTTGAAAAAAGAAACGAAGCCGCAATGGCTGGCGGCGGAGCTGCTAGAATCGCTAAACACAAACAAGGTGGTCGCCTCAGCGCTCGCGAACGTATCGACGTTCTTCTTGATCCAGGAAGCTTTGTGGAAATGGATCGTTTCGTAAGCCATCGCTGCACAAACTTTGGAATGGATAAAAACGTTGTACCTGGTGATGGAGTTATCACAGGTTACGGTCGCGTGAATGGTAAACTTGTTTACGTATCTTCTCAAGACTTCACAGTTATTGGTGGCTCTATGTCTCGCACACAGGCCAATAAAATCTGTAAAGTGATGGACCTCGCTATTAAAAACGGAGCTCCATTTGTTTCTATTAATGATTCTGGTGGCGCGCGCATTCAAGAAGGCATTGAATCTCTTGGTGGTTACGCTGACATCTTCACACGCAATACCATGGCCTCTGGTGTGATCCCACAGATCACAGCGATCATGGGCCCATGCGCGGGAGGAGCTGTTTACTCACCCTCGATCACGGACTTTGTATTCATGGTTAAAAACACAAGCTACATGTTTGTGACTGGGCCAGATGTTATTAAGACTGTGACTCACGAAGAAGTAACTAAAGAAGAACTTGGTGGAGCAACAACTCACTCTGCGAAATCAGGTGTAGCGCACTTTGCGGCAGAAGATGATAAGCATTGCTTACTTCTTATTCGCGAGCTTATGAATTTCTTACCGTCAAATAATTTAGATGATGCTCCAGCTCTTCCGACAAATGATCGCCCTGACAGAGCGACAGAAGCGCTTCTAACTTTGATTCCTGAAAATCCAAAAAAACCATATGACATGTTAAGTGTCATCACTGAGTGTGTGGACGAGGGATACTTCCTTGAAGTTCACAAGCACTATGCTCAGAATATTATTGTCGGCTACGCTCGCTTCAACGGTCGCCCTGTGGGTATTGTTGCGAATCAACCGAACATTCTTGCAGGTTGCTTAAATATCGAAGCCTCTCGCAAAGCGGCTCGCTTTATTCGCTTCTGTGACGCGTTTAACATTCCAGTGGTTTCCTTCGTTGACGTCCCTGGCTTCCTGCCTGGAAAAGATCAAGAATGGAACGGCATCATCACTCATGGTGCAAAACTCCTTTACGCATATGCTGAAGCAACTGTCCCGAAAATTACAATCATCACACGTAAAGCTTACGGTGGTGCTTATATCGTTATGGGATCTAAGCTTCTTAGATCTGACGTAAACCTTGCCTACCCTTCTGCAGAAATTGCAGTGATGGGTGCTGATGGTGCGGTGAACATCGTCTTCAGAGAAGAGATTGCAAAAGCTTCTGATCCAGTGGCAGAGCGTGCGCGCTTAACTTCTGAATATGAAACGAAGTTTAGCAATCCGTATGTGTCTGCAGAACTTGGATACACAGATGAAGTTATTGAGCCGTCAATGACTCGTAAGCGCATCATCGACTCTTTAGAAATGTTGAAAAATAAACGTGATATTAATCCGGCTAAAAAGCACGGAAATATTCCTCTTTAATCGAAGGACTTTCAAACAATGGCATTGTTTAAAAAAATTCTTATCGCAAACAGAGGTGAAATTGCTATCCGTATTACTCGCGCTTGCCGCGAGTTAGGGATCGCTTCCGTTGCCGTGTTTTCAGATGCAGACCGCGACAGTCTTCATGTATTCTTGGCGGACGAGGCTTACCATATTGGCCCCTCTCCTTCCCAAGAAAGTTACTTAAACTATAAAAAAATCATCGAAGTCGCTAAGCAAGCTGGCGTGGACGCTGTTCACCCAGGTTACGGATTCTTGTCAGAGAACACGCACTTCGCAAAAGCCTTAGAAGATGCTGGTATTACTTTCATTGGCCCTTCTGCTAAAAACATCATCGATATGGGTGATAAGCTTTCGGCAAAAGCACTGATGAAAAAAGCTGGAGTTCCAACTGTTCCGGGTAGTGATGGCGGAGTTGAAAATTTAGACGATGCACGCAAAATTGCTGAGAAAATCGGACTACCTGTGATCATCAAGGCTTCAGCTGGTGGCGGCGGAAAAGGAATGCGCGTTGTTCGTCAAATGGATGAGCTAGAAAGCGCCTTCCGTGCTTGTCGCTCTGAAGGTCAGAACTATTTCGCAGATCCAACTGTTTATATCGAAAAGTTCATCAACGATCCGAAGCATATTGAGATTCAAGTCTTTGGTGATAAACACGGAAACCACGTTCATCTCTTTGAACGCGAGTGCTCGGTACAACGTCGTCACCAAAAAATCATCGAAGAATCCCCGTCTCCTTCAGTGCCACAAGAAGTACGCCTAAAAATGGGTGAGGCTTCTGTGAAGGCTGCTCAACAGATTAATTATATCGGTGCAGGTACTATCGAATTTATCTTCGACAACGCAACGAAAGAGTTTTTCTTCATGGAGATGAATACACGTCTTCAAGTTGAGCACCCTATTACTGAAATTGTGACTGGATTTGACTTAGTTAAAGAGCAAATTTACGTAGCCGCTGGAAAACCTTTGAGCTTTAAACAAGCTGATATCAAACAAAAAGGTCATGCCATCGAAACTCGTATTTGTGCAGAAGACCCAATCACTTACAAACCTCACCCAGGAACCATTCGCGCCTGCAGACACCCACAGGGGCCGTTTATGCGCGTTGATAGTTATGCTTATCCTGGTTACGAAGTGCCTATTTACTACGATCCAATGATCGCAAAAGTTATCACTTGGGGTGAAACTCGCGAAGAAGCTATTGATCGTATGCAAAGAGCATTAAGTGAGTTTGTACTTACGGGAATTAAGACAAATATCGTGCTTCATAAAACAATTTTAGATCACGCGAAATTCAGAGATGGATCTTACACAACTCAGTTTATCGAACAAAACTTCGAGGTGATTGAGCCACAGCTTTTCAAAGAAGTTGAAGACCCTGTATTTTTAATTGCTGCTGCTATCACGGCTTACAATGATCGTAAATCTAAAGACGTGCGCCAATTAAACATTACTTCGAATTGGAAGAATGTTGGTCGCAAACTTCAGTTAAGGACTTAATATGTATTTTGAAGCAGAACTCAAAGGCAAAAAATTTAAAGTCGACGTCACCGAACATCGTAGTTCTTGGAAAGTCTCTCTTCAAGAAGAGGGCAAAGAGTGGATTCACTACGACATTTCTAAGAATGATTACAAGCAAGCTGAGCAATACATCAGCTTTCTCTTTCAGGGAAAATCTTACCTGATAGACGTGATCGGACAAGACACAGAGTACACTGTATTCACGCGTAACTCTTTCCGCGCTATTAAAGTATTCAATGATGAAATGCTTCTGCATGAATCTTTGAAAAAAGGTGGCGGATTCGGTGGAGATCAAGAATTGAAGTCAGGCATGCCTGGTAAGATCATTGAAATCTTCGCCAAAGAGGGCGACATCGTCAAAGCTAATAAGCCACTACTTATTATGGAAGCTATGAAAATGGAAAATGAAATGCGTGCTTCTCGCGATGTGAAGATCAAAGAGATCAAGGTTAAGCAAGGTGACTCAGTAGAGTCTGGTGCTGTCCTGATTAAATTTGAAGATCCGACATAAATAAAAAGGGAGCTTCGGCTCCCTTTTTTTTATCTAGAATGTTGCAAGACTTGGGCAACGTGTTTGTAAAAACTTTTTTAGCGACGGATCGTCGAATTTAAAAATAATATCACCACTGCTTGTATATTTAAAAACTTCGCGATTTGTCACTTTACATGTCTTGCCATTTTTATCCGTAAATACAGAACTTCCCGAAGCTGAACTTGTCGGCGCACGGCCCATAGCAAACCCACCATCTAAAAGTAATCCTTGGAAGTTATATATTTCAACCCCTCCACGATTTTTTGGCTCAACGTAATCCGCCACTACGACTCGGGCCCGTTCAATACTCTTTAGATGAGCTTTTTTTACTTCAAATATGAAACGATCTCCAGTCACACTGGTTACAATCAACTCGTCTTTTTCGCGGTCCCATCTATGAGTAAAGCCTTTTTCATAGTTGAGTCTTGGGAAAGTATAGAATTCGCGTGCTGCCGTTGTGCGTGACTCATCTCCCTCTCCGTACGAATTGAATACCATGAACAGTCCATCTGACGTCAGCATGTAGTCGCGGTAAATCAAATCAACATAGGCATCTCGTGGAGAAATAGAAAAGAAACACGAATTCGAACTCGCTGACCACAATTGCTGGATCTGAGTTCCGTCAACTCTTTCCACAAAGTATGGACAATCAATTTCAGCTGCATTGGAAATATTTAAGAACGCTAAAAGATTCAATAGTAAGTTCATAAAGTGGCCCCCCATTTAATAGCTCACCTTATTGAACCAGCCTTGTCTATATTGGCTTTTAGCAATTAGATCTTATCTAGACGTAAGTTATTCTCTTTCGTTGACGGTCATTGCGGCTTCTCTCTTCTTTTCGAAGAAGCCCACAACAAAAACCCCCGCCTCAAACAATAAAAGCATAGGGCCCAACATCATCACCATACTCAAAAGATCTGGTGGTGTGATAATAGCCGCAATCACGGCAATAGTCATAATAGCGTAACGACGGTTATCTTTAAGAAACTGCTGACTCACAATGCCCATCATCCCAAGAATAATGATGATCAATGGCATTTCGAACGCTAAACCAAACATAAAACACATTTGCGTGAAGAAACCCATATACTG carries:
- a CDS encoding alkaline serine protease (COG1404 Subtilisin-like serine proteases); this translates as MDVQRILSAVACVFVLSACGNKKSISSVFPENGSLDSRACMGQAIEGKYIVQWEDGSFTTEYGRDADSFAKEFVEPRLEEIRLVEKDRQISLENPLQSRAVGATDSWGLDRINARQVWAQGFYGQGVKIGVIDSYVDTSHPQILPRIAINKGEIPNNGIDDDRNGIVDDYYGANFVSVPTNNPNLSAHGTHVAGIIAADSRYGNVEGTAPRAELIPAQFISNDGGGSLGDAILAMQYAANRGAKIINASWGGAPCVASLRNTFLDLQNKGLLLIVAAGNDGRNIDVYPEFPASFNFSSQITVAASSVYDFMTSWSNSGFNLVHVAAPGDRILSTVPGGGTAYMDGTSMAAPYVSGAAALLWSAKPEASAHQIKTALLTSVDVTPGREFKVNTRGRINVEKALQALRQLVP
- a CDS encoding propionyl-CoA carboxylase beta chain (COG4799 Acetyl-CoA carboxylase, carboxyltransferase component (subunits alpha and beta)); the encoded protein is MGTEISPGIQARLNDLEKRNEAAMAGGGAARIAKHKQGGRLSARERIDVLLDPGSFVEMDRFVSHRCTNFGMDKNVVPGDGVITGYGRVNGKLVYVSSQDFTVIGGSMSRTQANKICKVMDLAIKNGAPFVSINDSGGARIQEGIESLGGYADIFTRNTMASGVIPQITAIMGPCAGGAVYSPSITDFVFMVKNTSYMFVTGPDVIKTVTHEEVTKEELGGATTHSAKSGVAHFAAEDDKHCLLLIRELMNFLPSNNLDDAPALPTNDRPDRATEALLTLIPENPKKPYDMLSVITECVDEGYFLEVHKHYAQNIIVGYARFNGRPVGIVANQPNILAGCLNIEASRKAARFIRFCDAFNIPVVSFVDVPGFLPGKDQEWNGIITHGAKLLYAYAEATVPKITIITRKAYGGAYIVMGSKLLRSDVNLAYPSAEIAVMGADGAVNIVFREEIAKASDPVAERARLTSEYETKFSNPYVSAELGYTDEVIEPSMTRKRIIDSLEMLKNKRDINPAKKHGNIPL
- a CDS encoding pyruvate carboxylase (COG0439 Biotin carboxylase), which produces MALFKKILIANRGEIAIRITRACRELGIASVAVFSDADRDSLHVFLADEAYHIGPSPSQESYLNYKKIIEVAKQAGVDAVHPGYGFLSENTHFAKALEDAGITFIGPSAKNIIDMGDKLSAKALMKKAGVPTVPGSDGGVENLDDARKIAEKIGLPVIIKASAGGGGKGMRVVRQMDELESAFRACRSEGQNYFADPTVYIEKFINDPKHIEIQVFGDKHGNHVHLFERECSVQRRHQKIIEESPSPSVPQEVRLKMGEASVKAAQQINYIGAGTIEFIFDNATKEFFFMEMNTRLQVEHPITEIVTGFDLVKEQIYVAAGKPLSFKQADIKQKGHAIETRICAEDPITYKPHPGTIRACRHPQGPFMRVDSYAYPGYEVPIYYDPMIAKVITWGETREEAIDRMQRALSEFVLTGIKTNIVLHKTILDHAKFRDGSYTTQFIEQNFEVIEPQLFKEVEDPVFLIAAAITAYNDRKSKDVRQLNITSNWKNVGRKLQLRT
- a CDS encoding putative methylmalonyl-CoA decarboxylase, gamma-subunit (COG0511 Biotin carboxyl carrier protein) — encoded protein: MYFEAELKGKKFKVDVTEHRSSWKVSLQEEGKEWIHYDISKNDYKQAEQYISFLFQGKSYLIDVIGQDTEYTVFTRNSFRAIKVFNDEMLLHESLKKGGGFGGDQELKSGMPGKIIEIFAKEGDIVKANKPLLIMEAMKMENEMRASRDVKIKEIKVKQGDSVESGAVLIKFEDPT